A genome region from Sphingobium sp. CR2-8 includes the following:
- a CDS encoding histone deacetylase family protein, whose amino-acid sequence MLHVVHHPAYVSPATPGSHFRFDKYGLVIDALSETGVDFQIVAPQPMPRAWIDAVHDPAYVNEVLTLSVPTEKARRIGFPVTERVMRRSILSPGGTWAAAKLAMVHRYAANAAGGSHHALADTGAGYCVFNDLAIAANRLVAEGDAARILILDLDVHQGDGTASLMAGRGDIFTLSIHAEKNFPVRKARSTLDIGLDDGIGDTAYLSVLADTLPRILDDFEPDLILYQAGVDPHMDDRLGRLALSDAGLDARDRYVMRQARSRAIPVASTMGGGYGADRMAVARRHAACMIRMAEEAD is encoded by the coding sequence ATGCTGCACGTTGTTCACCATCCCGCCTATGTCTCCCCTGCAACACCGGGCAGCCATTTTCGTTTCGATAAATATGGTCTGGTAATCGATGCGCTGAGCGAAACCGGCGTGGATTTTCAGATCGTTGCGCCGCAACCCATGCCGCGCGCTTGGATCGACGCGGTGCATGATCCGGCCTATGTCAACGAGGTGCTGACCCTGTCCGTACCAACTGAAAAAGCGCGCCGGATCGGATTTCCCGTGACGGAGAGGGTGATGCGCCGGTCGATCCTGTCGCCCGGCGGCACTTGGGCGGCGGCCAAGCTGGCGATGGTCCATCGCTATGCCGCCAACGCAGCGGGCGGCAGTCATCATGCGCTGGCTGATACAGGCGCAGGCTATTGCGTGTTCAACGACCTCGCCATCGCCGCCAACCGGCTGGTGGCGGAAGGCGACGCAGCGCGCATCCTGATCCTCGACCTCGACGTGCATCAGGGGGATGGCACCGCGTCGCTGATGGCGGGGCGGGGGGACATATTCACCCTGTCGATCCACGCGGAAAAGAATTTCCCGGTGCGCAAGGCGCGCTCGACGCTCGACATCGGATTGGACGACGGGATCGGCGACACGGCCTATCTATCAGTGTTGGCCGACACCCTCCCGCGCATCCTGGACGATTTCGAACCCGATCTGATCCTGTATCAGGCGGGTGTCGATCCGCACATGGACGACCGATTGGGACGGCTGGCGCTCAGCGACGCAGGCCTGGACGCGCGCGATCGCTATGTCATGCGGCAGGCGCGTTCGCGGGCCATACCCGTCGCCAGCACCATGGGCGGCGGCTATGGTGCCGACCGCATGGCGGTCGCGCGCCGCCATGCCGCCTGCATGATCCGCATGGCGGAGGAAGCCGATTAG
- a CDS encoding DUF2157 domain-containing protein: MSERKLRAWQAAGLIDADTASRISAWENAHARPIGVWAIVGLGALAIGLGLVSLIAANWDAIPGETRLAIHMLLMAALAALIWWRLPKGGLHDQASDALLFVAAVLGLTFFGHIGQVYQTSSPLWQPLLAWLLLFSPLLLLFGRGWPVAALWMVGLFGTAWAHADDYGHLWTFGRTEPVYPALYWGLIACPPMAVAGCAALMRGVSDRPDFWRLLEQIALATIFAAISLFMLILGWDGHAGVLSGSIALQSIAMIGAAAAIAHARRTASGRATAALLVVAAALHMGQMLLPALHDTARTATATLFFLALWGAVAAAAIHAHWRRIFQAAVALVALRIIILSFELNDDLLGSGVGLILSGLFAMAVAWASIRISKRYAPTRAGVA, encoded by the coding sequence ATGTCGGAGCGGAAACTCAGGGCGTGGCAGGCGGCGGGATTGATCGACGCCGACACCGCCAGTCGCATCAGCGCGTGGGAAAACGCGCATGCCCGCCCGATCGGCGTCTGGGCGATCGTGGGACTGGGCGCGCTGGCGATCGGCCTGGGGCTGGTGTCTCTAATCGCGGCGAACTGGGATGCGATCCCTGGCGAAACCCGCCTCGCCATCCATATGCTACTGATGGCCGCTCTTGCCGCGCTGATTTGGTGGCGATTGCCCAAGGGCGGGTTGCACGATCAGGCCAGCGACGCCCTGCTGTTCGTTGCGGCGGTGCTGGGCCTGACCTTCTTCGGGCATATCGGGCAGGTATATCAGACCAGTTCGCCGCTGTGGCAGCCGCTGCTTGCCTGGCTGTTGCTCTTTTCGCCTTTGTTGCTGCTGTTCGGCCGCGGCTGGCCGGTCGCGGCGCTGTGGATGGTGGGCCTTTTTGGCACCGCCTGGGCGCATGCCGACGACTATGGGCATCTGTGGACCTTCGGTCGGACGGAGCCGGTATATCCCGCGCTGTACTGGGGCCTGATCGCCTGCCCACCCATGGCCGTCGCCGGTTGCGCCGCGCTGATGCGGGGCGTGAGCGATCGACCCGATTTCTGGAGACTGCTCGAACAGATCGCGCTCGCCACTATCTTCGCCGCTATCAGTCTCTTCATGCTGATATTGGGCTGGGACGGCCATGCCGGCGTCCTGTCGGGCAGCATCGCCCTGCAGAGCATCGCCATGATCGGCGCGGCGGCCGCCATCGCCCATGCGCGACGCACGGCGTCCGGGCGGGCGACGGCCGCGCTGCTTGTGGTCGCGGCGGCGCTACATATGGGCCAGATGCTGCTTCCCGCCTTGCATGACACGGCCCGCACCGCGACCGCCACGCTGTTCTTCCTCGCCTTGTGGGGTGCCGTCGCCGCTGCAGCGATCCATGCGCACTGGCGGCGCATCTTCCAGGCGGCGGTGGCGCTGGTCGCGCTGCGCATCATCATCCTGAGCTTCGAACTGAATGACGACCTGCTGGGCAGTGGCGTGGGCCTGATCCTGTCCGGCCTGTTCGCCATGGCAGTCGCCTGGGCATCGATCCGGATATCGAAGCGCTATGCCCCGACGCGGGCCGGTGTCGCATGA
- a CDS encoding L,D-transpeptidase family protein, protein MNHPMMIRVPLLALAGFATLPLAAQTPPPVMAPTLPAPTVQPIPVPPPPVPIPALSSAQEAWANDWLKSGAAQGLMARQKASGPLHGEALVNALIDRAKALNTGRVDTADFLNIWALRPAAFDPRPGLAKAVSEDRLASWSTGLTPPWAGYDTLRKGLAKYEAIRDKGGWPTLTAASAPDVVRARIALEDPAVTPNEKLVDVIQRAQRRYGLEPTGQLGARTLEALNVGVDDRIAAIMANMERWRWMPRSLPVNRVQVNIAAAVLTVFEGDQPISSMRAVTGSPDNATPMLSSSIHSIVVNPPWNVPMSIAKRELFPKGRATLARQGYKIIKTPEGGERIVQPAGPNSALGRLKFDFNNPFAVYLHDTPSRGKFSSYDRLASHGCIRLEKPVALAEQMVAADPNLNGQIQTLIDEGKTQRVSLPNQVAVYLLYWTAFASNNGTVSFRADPYGWDKLLAQKIEASSRRVDPTAAPSSAIALKD, encoded by the coding sequence ATGAACCACCCGATGATGATCCGTGTCCCGCTGCTGGCGCTCGCTGGCTTCGCTACGCTGCCGCTGGCGGCGCAAACCCCGCCGCCAGTCATGGCCCCGACCCTGCCCGCCCCCACGGTGCAGCCGATCCCCGTGCCCCCGCCCCCCGTGCCGATCCCGGCGCTGTCGTCCGCGCAGGAGGCATGGGCCAATGACTGGCTGAAAAGCGGCGCGGCGCAGGGCCTGATGGCCCGGCAGAAGGCGAGCGGTCCGCTGCATGGCGAGGCGCTGGTCAACGCGCTGATCGACCGCGCCAAGGCTTTGAATACCGGCCGCGTCGATACCGCCGACTTCCTGAACATCTGGGCCTTGCGTCCCGCCGCTTTCGATCCCCGCCCCGGCCTCGCCAAGGCGGTGAGCGAGGATCGGCTTGCATCCTGGTCCACCGGCCTGACGCCGCCCTGGGCGGGCTATGATACGCTGCGCAAGGGCCTGGCCAAATATGAGGCGATCCGCGACAAGGGCGGATGGCCGACCCTGACCGCCGCGTCCGCGCCCGACGTGGTGCGCGCGCGCATCGCGCTGGAAGATCCTGCCGTTACGCCGAACGAGAAGCTGGTCGACGTGATCCAGCGCGCGCAGCGCCGCTACGGTCTGGAGCCTACCGGCCAGCTGGGCGCGCGCACACTGGAAGCGCTCAATGTCGGCGTGGACGATCGCATCGCGGCGATCATGGCGAATATGGAGCGTTGGCGCTGGATGCCGCGCAGCCTGCCGGTCAACCGCGTGCAGGTGAACATCGCCGCGGCCGTGCTGACCGTGTTCGAGGGCGACCAGCCGATCAGTTCGATGCGCGCCGTCACAGGCAGCCCCGACAATGCAACCCCGATGCTGTCGTCCAGCATCCATTCGATCGTCGTCAACCCGCCATGGAACGTGCCAATGTCGATCGCCAAGCGGGAATTGTTCCCCAAGGGACGCGCGACGCTGGCCCGGCAGGGTTACAAGATCATAAAGACACCGGAAGGCGGCGAGCGTATCGTCCAGCCGGCCGGGCCGAACAGCGCGCTGGGCCGGTTGAAGTTCGATTTCAACAATCCCTTCGCCGTCTATCTGCATGACACGCCTTCGCGCGGAAAATTCTCCAGCTACGATAGGCTCGCCAGCCATGGCTGCATCCGTCTGGAAAAGCCGGTGGCGCTGGCCGAGCAGATGGTTGCGGCCGATCCCAATCTGAACGGCCAGATCCAGACCCTGATCGATGAAGGCAAGACCCAGCGGGTGTCGTTGCCTAATCAGGTGGCGGTCTATCTGCTCTACTGGACCGCCTTTGCCAGCAACAATGGCACGGTCAGTTTCCGGGCCGATCCCTATGGCTGGGACAAGCTGCTCGCGCAGAAGATCGAGGCGTCGAGCCGCCGCGTCGATCCCACTGCCGCGCCCTCTTCCGCTATCGCACTGAAGGATTGA
- the crcB gene encoding fluoride efflux transporter CrcB — translation MTNIFLVMGGGAVGAALRYQLGRFVGQMTPGTAWPWGTFAANLIGGFAMGLLAGWLARGTTVAGEPIRLLLGVGVLGGFTTFSAFSLETLLMIQRGDIALASGYALASVVGAVAALALGLTVMRSVTA, via the coding sequence ATGACCAATATCTTTCTCGTGATGGGCGGCGGCGCCGTGGGTGCCGCCTTGCGCTATCAATTGGGGCGTTTCGTCGGGCAGATGACGCCCGGCACGGCCTGGCCCTGGGGCACCTTCGCTGCCAATCTGATCGGCGGGTTCGCCATGGGGCTGCTGGCCGGATGGCTGGCGCGCGGTACGACTGTAGCGGGCGAACCGATCCGGCTGTTGCTGGGCGTGGGCGTGCTGGGCGGCTTCACCACCTTTTCCGCCTTCAGCCTGGAAACCCTGCTGATGATCCAGCGCGGCGACATCGCTTTGGCGAGCGGCTATGCGCTGGCGTCGGTGGTCGGCGCAGTTGCGGCACTGGCGCTGGGCCTCACGGTCATGCGGAGTGTCACGGCGTGA
- a CDS encoding murein L,D-transpeptidase catalytic domain family protein — MDRRNFTKFALSGLAFSFLSDSMGRAALSTTGPQSLNPAPVPAAPTSSVPATPRAIAQMPYADLLERAKAALDRHADAFALRDRLAIVDFDAPSKNPRMHIVDLIGGQTSSYLVSHGRGSDPAHSGWLHSFSNEFNSLASSSGAFKTGDMYFGQHGRSMRLLGLDPQNNNAESRAIVIHGADYVSEDHVAAWGKCGRSEGCFAVAPHIVPQVLGLLGPGRMLYADKIGNS; from the coding sequence ATGGATCGCCGCAATTTCACGAAGTTCGCTTTGAGCGGACTCGCCTTTTCGTTTCTGTCGGACAGCATGGGTCGCGCCGCGCTGTCCACGACGGGGCCTCAATCCCTGAACCCGGCCCCAGTTCCGGCAGCCCCGACCTCCAGCGTTCCGGCGACGCCGCGCGCAATCGCGCAGATGCCCTATGCCGACTTGCTGGAACGGGCGAAGGCCGCGCTGGACCGTCACGCCGACGCCTTCGCCCTGCGTGATCGACTTGCGATCGTCGATTTCGATGCGCCGTCGAAAAATCCGCGCATGCATATCGTGGACCTGATCGGCGGACAGACCAGCAGCTACCTCGTATCCCATGGCCGCGGTTCCGACCCCGCCCATTCCGGCTGGCTACACAGCTTTTCCAACGAGTTCAATTCGCTGGCCAGCTCGTCCGGCGCGTTCAAGACGGGCGACATGTATTTCGGCCAGCATGGTCGCTCGATGCGCCTGCTGGGCCTGGACCCGCAGAACAACAATGCCGAATCGCGCGCCATCGTCATCCATGGCGCGGATTATGTGAGCGAGGATCATGTCGCCGCCTGGGGTAAATGCGGCCGATCCGAGGGTTGCTTCGCGGTCGCCCCCCATATCGTGCCGCAGGTGCTAGGCCTGCTGGGCCCGGGCCGGATGCTCTATGCCGACAAGATCGGCAATAGCTGA
- a CDS encoding ATP12 family chaperone protein, whose amino-acid sequence MKRFYTDVTVVADEAGFAIRLDGRPVRTPARASLALPSAALAQAVAQEWRAQGESVDPASMPMTGLANAAIDHVAPKPTDFAAGVARYAQSDLLCYRANGPETLVARQAAAWNPLLDWAQARYDVAFVVTQGILPVPQPEDALARLAAVVAALDPFTLVGLSTLVTLSGSLVCGLAVIEGGHDVSTVWQAAEIDEAWQVEQWGEDADAAVRAMRRAADFAMAADFCALCR is encoded by the coding sequence ATGAAGCGTTTCTACACCGATGTGACCGTTGTCGCGGATGAGGCGGGTTTCGCCATCCGGCTGGATGGTCGCCCCGTCCGCACCCCGGCCCGCGCGTCGCTCGCGCTGCCGTCGGCTGCCCTGGCGCAGGCCGTGGCGCAGGAATGGCGCGCGCAAGGAGAAAGCGTCGACCCCGCATCGATGCCCATGACCGGCCTTGCCAATGCGGCGATCGATCATGTCGCGCCCAAACCGACGGATTTTGCCGCAGGGGTCGCGCGCTACGCCCAGTCCGACCTGCTTTGTTATCGCGCCAACGGCCCCGAAACGCTGGTCGCGCGGCAGGCGGCGGCGTGGAACCCGTTGCTCGACTGGGCGCAGGCGCGCTACGATGTTGCTTTCGTGGTGACGCAGGGCATCCTGCCGGTGCCGCAGCCCGAAGATGCGCTTGCCCGGCTCGCGGCCGTCGTCGCGGCGCTCGATCCCTTCACGCTGGTCGGCTTGTCGACGCTGGTGACGCTTAGCGGTTCGCTGGTCTGCGGGCTGGCCGTGATCGAAGGGGGGCATGATGTCTCCACCGTCTGGCAGGCGGCGGAAATCGACGAAGCCTGGCAAGTCGAACAATGGGGCGAGGATGCCGATGCCGCCGTCCGTGCCATGCGTCGCGCCGCCGACTTCGCCATGGCGGCCGATTTCTGCGCGCTATGCCGGTAA
- a CDS encoding DMT family transporter — MSKRHDIAIGTGHDKHLVGILCGAGAGGLWGLVLLAPALVRDFRPIDLAVGRYLAYGLMSGLLIVPRWRALVAGLDAAAWWALGWLGLTGNLLYYVLLATAVQMGGIAITSLVIGFLPVAVTIIGSRDHGALPLRRLAPSLLLCVAGSLCVGWQAVGVPDGRAVGPQLVGLACAVGALLSWTAFAVGNSRWLVRLKHVSAPDWNLAIGLMAGAQALLLSPGLLWMGVAHHDADAWILFTTVSIGVALFASIVGNALWNRACRLLPLTMVGQMILFETGFALLYAFAWERRLPTGLESGAFLLVVLSVISCIAAHRRPLEGAAIP, encoded by the coding sequence ATGAGCAAAAGGCATGACATCGCTATCGGGACTGGCCACGACAAGCATCTGGTCGGTATCCTATGCGGCGCAGGCGCAGGTGGGCTGTGGGGCCTGGTCTTACTCGCCCCGGCGCTGGTGCGGGATTTCCGGCCGATCGACCTCGCCGTCGGGCGCTACCTTGCCTATGGCCTGATGTCGGGCCTGCTGATCGTCCCGCGCTGGCGCGCCTTGGTGGCCGGGCTGGATGCTGCTGCCTGGTGGGCGCTCGGCTGGCTCGGGCTGACGGGCAATCTCCTTTATTATGTGCTGCTTGCCACCGCGGTGCAGATGGGCGGCATCGCCATAACCTCCTTGGTGATCGGTTTCCTGCCGGTCGCCGTTACGATCATCGGCAGCCGCGACCATGGGGCCTTGCCGCTGCGACGGCTCGCGCCGTCGCTCCTGCTGTGCGTGGCCGGGTCGCTCTGCGTCGGCTGGCAGGCGGTGGGTGTGCCGGATGGCAGGGCGGTCGGCCCGCAGCTTGTCGGTTTGGCCTGCGCGGTCGGGGCGCTGCTATCCTGGACCGCCTTCGCCGTGGGCAACAGCCGCTGGCTGGTCCGCCTGAAACATGTCTCCGCGCCGGACTGGAATCTGGCGATCGGCCTTATGGCCGGCGCGCAGGCGCTTCTCCTGTCGCCGGGCTTGTTATGGATGGGCGTGGCGCATCATGATGCGGACGCGTGGATATTGTTTACAACTGTCTCTATCGGTGTCGCACTGTTCGCCTCGATCGTCGGTAACGCCCTGTGGAACCGGGCGTGTCGGCTGCTGCCGCTGACCATGGTGGGGCAGATGATCCTGTTCGAAACCGGTTTCGCGCTGCTCTACGCGTTCGCGTGGGAGCGCCGTCTGCCCACGGGACTGGAAAGCGGCGCCTTCCTCCTGGTCGTGCTGAGCGTCATCAGTTGCATCGCCGCGCATCGCCGCCCGCTTGAAGGGGCCGCGATCCCCTGA
- a CDS encoding phosphoribosyl-ATP diphosphatase yields the protein MRATLHTLEQTIRQRREADPSISYVAKLTARGRAKIAQKVGEEAVETVIAAMANDRAEVVGESADLLFHLLLLLADMDVPLDAVLDELDRREGVSGIAEKAARAAD from the coding sequence ATGCGCGCGACCCTTCACACCCTTGAACAGACCATCCGCCAGCGGCGAGAGGCCGATCCTTCGATCTCCTATGTCGCCAAGCTGACTGCCCGCGGCCGCGCCAAGATCGCGCAGAAGGTCGGCGAGGAAGCGGTGGAGACGGTGATCGCCGCCATGGCGAACGACCGCGCGGAAGTCGTAGGCGAGAGCGCCGACCTCCTTTTTCACCTGCTGCTGCTGCTGGCCGACATGGACGTCCCGCTCGACGCCGTGCTGGACGAACTGGACCGGCGCGAAGGCGTGTCGGGGATCGCCGAAAAGGCCGCGCGCGCGGCTGACTGA
- a CDS encoding PEP-CTERM sorting domain-containing protein, translating to MTICKTLLMLGAAGLMGVAVPAPANATWCWFGKCGGSSTGGSTSTGGSSSGGTPTPVPEPEQMALFGMGAAVLAGRMFLAGRKRK from the coding sequence ATGACAATCTGCAAAACTCTTCTCATGCTTGGCGCTGCCGGCCTGATGGGCGTCGCGGTGCCCGCGCCCGCCAACGCCACCTGGTGCTGGTTCGGCAAGTGCGGCGGTTCGTCCACCGGTGGTTCGACCAGCACCGGCGGCAGCTCGTCAGGCGGCACGCCGACCCCGGTGCCCGAACCCGAACAGATGGCCCTGTTCGGCATGGGCGCGGCGGTTCTGGCCGGTCGCATGTTCCTGGCCGGTCGCAAGCGCAAATAA
- a CDS encoding RluA family pseudouridine synthase has translation MKGRPPGKSGAGAPSGKGPRDGKPAGRSASGKPADKRFGDKKPSGKFGDGKPGAPGRARGAAKAATARKGEGGKPPFKPRTKSPAPAAAKAAPAPAKPVAAKSGASKGVSLDVRQYRVQADDDGIRLDRWFQRHLPDVGFNLVSRWSRTGQLRVDGARAAPGDRILEGQTIRVPPAEAKPDVPERVKRVRVIDLTPDEIAYAQEMVIHRDDQAIVINKPPGLATQGGTKTDEHVDKLLDALLFDANSRPKLVHRLDKDTSGALLLARSSRSAAHFAKTFSSRTARKVYWALVIGVPSINDGMIELPLAKQPGTGGEKMHVDEAEGLPARTRYRVIERAGNRAAWVELQPYTGRTHQLRVHLAAIGHPIVGDGKYGGKDSFLSGSISRKMHLHARRIRVDHPDGGRVDVMAELPTHFANSISELGFDLSLGDMPLDDEIDRTPTREDEKKFARQHAKQVRKDRKGERRSRGSRP, from the coding sequence GTGAAGGGGCGTCCTCCCGGCAAATCCGGCGCAGGCGCGCCGTCCGGCAAGGGACCACGCGACGGCAAGCCTGCGGGCCGCTCCGCCAGCGGCAAGCCTGCGGACAAGCGCTTCGGCGACAAGAAACCCAGCGGTAAGTTCGGTGACGGCAAGCCCGGTGCGCCCGGTCGCGCCCGCGGCGCGGCCAAGGCTGCCACCGCGCGCAAGGGGGAGGGCGGCAAGCCACCCTTCAAGCCCCGGACCAAGTCCCCCGCGCCCGCCGCTGCCAAAGCCGCGCCAGCGCCCGCAAAGCCCGTCGCCGCCAAGTCCGGCGCATCCAAGGGCGTCTCGCTCGACGTGCGTCAGTATCGCGTTCAGGCGGATGATGACGGCATCCGGCTCGACCGCTGGTTCCAGCGGCATCTGCCCGATGTCGGCTTCAACCTGGTGTCGCGCTGGTCGCGCACCGGCCAGTTGCGGGTCGACGGCGCGCGCGCTGCCCCGGGCGACCGCATCCTGGAAGGGCAGACGATCCGCGTGCCCCCGGCCGAAGCCAAGCCCGACGTCCCTGAACGCGTGAAGCGCGTCCGCGTCATCGACCTGACCCCCGATGAAATCGCCTATGCGCAGGAGATGGTGATCCACAGGGACGATCAGGCGATCGTCATCAACAAGCCGCCCGGCCTCGCCACGCAGGGCGGGACCAAGACCGACGAGCATGTCGACAAGCTGCTCGACGCACTGTTGTTCGACGCCAATTCGCGGCCCAAGCTGGTCCATCGACTCGACAAGGATACGTCGGGCGCGCTGTTGCTGGCGCGCAGTAGCCGCTCGGCCGCCCATTTCGCGAAGACCTTCTCCAGCCGCACCGCGCGCAAGGTCTATTGGGCGCTGGTGATCGGCGTGCCATCGATCAACGACGGCATGATCGAACTGCCGCTGGCCAAGCAACCCGGCACCGGCGGCGAGAAGATGCATGTGGATGAGGCGGAAGGGCTGCCTGCCCGCACGCGTTACCGCGTAATCGAACGCGCAGGGAACCGCGCCGCATGGGTCGAGCTGCAACCCTATACCGGCCGCACCCACCAACTGCGCGTCCATCTGGCCGCGATCGGCCATCCGATTGTGGGTGACGGCAAATATGGCGGCAAGGACAGCTTCCTGTCCGGATCGATCAGCCGCAAGATGCATCTGCATGCGCGCCGCATCCGCGTCGATCATCCCGATGGCGGACGGGTGGACGTGATGGCGGAACTGCCGACCCATTTCGCCAACAGCATCTCCGAACTCGGTTTCGACCTGAGCCTGGGCGACATGCCGCTGGACGACGAGATCGACCGGACTCCGACGCGCGAGGACGAAAAGAAGTTCGCGCGGCAGCACGCCAAGCAGGTGCGCAAGGATCGCAAGGGCGAGCGGCGATCGCGCGGATCCCGCCCATAA
- the hisF gene encoding imidazole glycerol phosphate synthase subunit HisF codes for MTVRTRVIPCLDVANGRVVKGVNFVDLKDAGDPVEQAKLYDAAGADELCFLDITATHEARGTILDVVRRTAEVCFMPVTVGGGVRSAEDARALLLAGADKVAVNSAAVVRPELVADIADRFGSQCIVGSVDARRVGEDRWEIFTHGGRKPTGIDALAHALRLAELGAGELLVTSMDGDGTKQGYDLALTRTIADAVSIPVIASGGVGTLDHLVEGVVQGHASAVLAASIFHFGQHTIAEAHQALAAAHIPVRHH; via the coding sequence ATGACCGTCCGCACCCGCGTGATCCCCTGTCTCGACGTCGCCAATGGCCGAGTGGTCAAGGGCGTCAATTTCGTGGACCTCAAGGACGCGGGCGATCCGGTGGAGCAGGCGAAACTCTACGACGCGGCGGGGGCCGACGAATTATGCTTCCTCGACATCACAGCTACGCATGAGGCGCGCGGGACGATCCTGGACGTGGTGCGCCGCACGGCCGAAGTGTGCTTCATGCCCGTCACCGTGGGCGGCGGCGTACGCAGCGCGGAGGATGCGCGCGCATTGCTGCTCGCCGGTGCGGACAAGGTCGCGGTCAACAGCGCAGCCGTCGTCCGGCCCGAACTCGTGGCCGATATTGCCGACCGCTTCGGCAGCCAGTGCATCGTGGGATCGGTCGACGCCCGGCGCGTGGGCGAGGACCGGTGGGAAATCTTCACCCATGGCGGGCGCAAGCCGACCGGCATCGACGCGCTGGCGCATGCGTTGCGCTTGGCTGAATTGGGGGCGGGCGAACTGCTCGTGACATCGATGGACGGGGACGGCACCAAGCAGGGCTATGATCTGGCGCTGACCCGCACGATCGCCGATGCGGTGTCCATTCCGGTCATCGCCAGCGGCGGCGTCGGGACGCTGGACCATCTGGTCGAAGGCGTGGTGCAGGGCCATGCCAGCGCCGTCCTAGCGGCATCGATATTTCACTTCGGTCAACACACTATTGCTGAAGCGCATCAGGCTTTAGCCGCCGCGCATATCCCCGTTCGCCACCATTAG
- a CDS encoding HAD-IA family hydrolase yields the protein MTNKLVVLDCDGTLVDSQHSICAAMVHAFEAVKLPPPERPAILSAVGLSLPVAMARLLPDAEPDFHDHLADRYKLAFQAMRREQGVQEPLYPGIADLVHDLVAAGWLLGVATGKSDRGLNLCLTHHGILDRFVTLQTADRHPSKPHPSMLLTAMAEAGAMPDSTIMIGDTSFDIDMGRAAGVRSIGVAWGYHLPDELVAAGAHAVAMDSMELRGHIGAP from the coding sequence ATGACCAACAAGCTCGTCGTTCTCGATTGCGACGGCACGCTGGTCGACAGCCAGCATAGCATCTGCGCCGCCATGGTCCACGCGTTCGAGGCGGTGAAACTTCCCCCGCCCGAACGGCCCGCGATCCTGTCAGCGGTCGGCCTGTCGTTGCCGGTCGCGATGGCGCGGCTGTTGCCGGATGCGGAGCCGGACTTTCACGATCATCTGGCCGATCGCTACAAGCTGGCGTTCCAGGCGATGCGGCGGGAACAGGGCGTGCAGGAACCGCTCTATCCCGGCATCGCCGATCTGGTGCATGATCTGGTCGCCGCAGGATGGCTGCTGGGCGTGGCGACGGGCAAGTCGGATCGCGGCCTCAACCTGTGCCTCACCCATCATGGCATCCTCGATCGATTCGTCACGCTCCAGACCGCCGATCGCCACCCGTCCAAGCCGCATCCTTCCATGCTGCTGACCGCCATGGCGGAGGCGGGCGCCATGCCCGACAGCACGATCATGATCGGCGACACCAGTTTCGACATCGACATGGGACGGGCGGCCGGGGTGCGCAGCATCGGGGTCGCCTGGGGCTATCATCTGCCGGACGAACTGGTCGCTGCGGGCGCGCATGCCGTGGCGATGGACAGCATGGAATTGCGCGGCCATATCGGCGCGCCATGA
- a CDS encoding FMN-binding negative transcriptional regulator: MHPDPQFGWRDQQALRAFVTAQPFGMLFAQTPDGPAVAHVPVVWLDEQRIGFHLSRGNRLASHLDGARALFVVNGPHGYVSPDWYGLDDQVPTWNYVAAELEGDVRALPATALPDLIDALSLASEARLAPKPVWTRDKMTPGLFDRMASAIIGYDMQVVEWRGTRKLGQNKPPVALAAAADGMAAAGDAAIATLMRATLPGAVTE; encoded by the coding sequence ATGCATCCCGATCCCCAGTTCGGCTGGCGCGACCAGCAGGCGCTGCGCGCTTTCGTGACCGCACAGCCATTCGGCATGCTCTTCGCGCAGACGCCCGATGGACCGGCGGTCGCCCATGTCCCGGTGGTCTGGCTGGACGAACAGCGGATCGGTTTTCACCTGTCGCGTGGCAATCGCCTGGCGAGCCACCTCGACGGCGCACGGGCGTTGTTCGTGGTGAACGGGCCGCACGGTTATGTCAGTCCGGACTGGTACGGATTGGACGATCAGGTGCCGACATGGAATTATGTCGCCGCCGAACTGGAAGGCGATGTTCGCGCGCTGCCCGCCACCGCCTTGCCTGACCTGATCGACGCGCTGTCGCTGGCCAGCGAGGCGCGACTGGCGCCCAAGCCCGTCTGGACCCGCGACAAGATGACGCCCGGTCTGTTCGATCGCATGGCCAGCGCTATCATCGGCTATGACATGCAGGTGGTCGAGTGGCGCGGGACGCGCAAGCTGGGTCAGAACAAGCCGCCTGTTGCCCTGGCGGCCGCAGCGGACGGCATGGCCGCAGCAGGCGACGCCGCGATCGCCACGCTCATGCGGGCGACGCTGCCAGGGGCCGTCACCGAATGA